From Riemerella anatipestifer ATCC 11845 = DSM 15868, a single genomic window includes:
- a CDS encoding GlcG/HbpS family heme-binding protein codes for MKKSIMVLVGLLLVQFSLAQYTEQGTSLNQEGALELAKQAHIEARKLGKKVSVAVLNNSGVSLLLLKGDQVGPHNTEASRRKAYTSLSTKTPSFELMQKAASNPTAQNLNTLPELLLLGGGVPVWKDGELIGSLGVSGAGGGEQDHNVAKKAVENMGYEITK; via the coding sequence ATGAAAAAAAGTATAATGGTTTTAGTAGGTTTATTGTTGGTTCAGTTTTCTTTAGCACAATATACCGAACAAGGGACTTCGCTCAATCAAGAGGGAGCTTTAGAACTGGCAAAGCAAGCCCACATAGAAGCTCGTAAATTAGGTAAAAAGGTATCCGTAGCAGTCCTAAACAATTCGGGCGTAAGTCTTTTATTATTGAAAGGCGACCAAGTAGGACCTCATAATACCGAAGCCTCTAGGAGAAAGGCTTACACTTCGCTTTCCACCAAAACCCCTAGTTTTGAATTGATGCAAAAGGCAGCCAGTAATCCTACGGCACAAAACTTAAATACCCTGCCAGAGCTTCTACTTTTAGGAGGAGGCGTACCCGTTTGGAAAGATGGGGAGCTGATTGGGAGTCTAGGGGTTTCTGGAGCTGGTGGTGGAGAGCAAGACCATAATGTGGCCAAGAAGGCGGTTGAGAATATGGGCTACGAGATAACCAAATAA
- the sufC gene encoding Fe-S cluster assembly ATPase SufC, with translation MLNIKNLYARIEDGAEILKGINLEIKPGEVHAIMGPNGAGKSTLSSVIAGKEDYEVTDGEILFEGENIVEDAPEERAHKGIFLSFQYPVEIPGVSVTNFIKAAINETRKANGLEDMPAKEMLALIREKSELLGIKKDFLSRSLNEGFSGGEKKRNEIFQMMMLNPKLAILDETDSGLDIDALRIVSEGVNHFKNEGNAVLLITHYQRLLNYIQPDFVHVLADGKIIKTGDKTLALELEEKGYDWLL, from the coding sequence ATGTTAAATATAAAAAACTTATATGCTAGGATAGAGGACGGAGCGGAAATCCTTAAAGGGATTAACTTAGAAATAAAACCGGGTGAGGTACACGCCATTATGGGACCTAACGGAGCTGGGAAATCTACCCTTTCTTCTGTAATTGCAGGAAAGGAAGACTACGAAGTTACCGATGGAGAAATCCTTTTTGAAGGGGAAAATATAGTAGAAGATGCTCCAGAAGAGAGAGCTCATAAGGGGATTTTCCTTTCGTTCCAGTATCCAGTAGAGATACCGGGGGTTTCGGTAACCAATTTCATCAAGGCAGCCATCAACGAAACCAGAAAGGCTAACGGACTGGAGGATATGCCTGCGAAAGAAATGTTGGCACTTATCCGTGAAAAATCTGAACTTTTAGGTATAAAGAAAGACTTCCTTTCTCGCTCACTTAACGAAGGTTTCTCTGGAGGAGAAAAGAAAAGAAACGAAATTTTCCAAATGATGATGCTTAATCCTAAACTGGCCATCTTAGATGAAACCGATTCGGGGCTAGATATTGATGCGTTAAGAATTGTATCCGAAGGGGTTAATCATTTCAAAAATGAAGGGAATGCCGTGCTTCTAATCACTCATTATCAGAGATTGCTTAACTACATTCAGCCAGATTTTGTACACGTATTGGCGGACGGTAAGATTATTAAAACAGGAGATAAAACTTTAGCGCTGGAGTTAGAGGAGAAAGGGTACGATTGGCTACTCTAA
- the uraH gene encoding hydroxyisourate hydrolase has product MKKVALWLAFLFTGILFAQEAKYQLSSHILDITQGKPAPGVSITLSKQNKNGVWVKVDEKVTDENGRIKNFLKEEKGVSHQGIYKLTYHTTPYFEKLGQQSFYPFVEVVFELKDNSHYHVPITLSPYGYSTYRGN; this is encoded by the coding sequence ATGAAAAAAGTAGCGTTATGGTTAGCATTCCTATTTACAGGAATTCTTTTCGCACAAGAAGCCAAGTATCAGTTGTCTAGTCATATTTTAGACATTACTCAAGGAAAACCAGCTCCAGGAGTAAGCATTACCTTGTCCAAACAAAATAAAAATGGTGTTTGGGTAAAGGTAGATGAAAAGGTAACAGATGAAAACGGGAGGATTAAGAATTTTCTAAAAGAAGAAAAAGGAGTAAGCCATCAGGGGATATACAAACTTACCTATCATACTACACCGTATTTTGAGAAGTTAGGGCAGCAGAGTTTTTATCCGTTTGTAGAAGTTGTTTTTGAGCTAAAGGACAACAGCCACTATCATGTACCTATTACCTTAAGCCCTTACGGATATTCTACTTATAGAGGGAACTAA